The region AAAACCATGCTCCTGAAAGGCCCGCTTGTACTCGTAAAACTGGCTCCGGGACACGTTGTGACAACGGCATGCCTCCGATACGTTCCTGATCCTCTCGGCGAGCTGTAGCAATGTGAGCCTCTTCTGTCTCTTTTTTTCAATATAACCCAATAATCTTACCAATAATTACAGCAATAGGTTGATTGTTTCTATCATAAGTGTTTGAAGAATTTGCCCCTGAGTAAGGTTTAACTTTAGTGGCGGTTACTTCCCATTTATTAGAAGAGTTAGCTCCTGAATAGGGTTTAATGGTCTTCCCGTCATATGTCCAAGTATTTGAAGAATTAGATCCAGAATATGGCTTAAATTTTTTACCATCAAATACCCATGTGTTTGAAGAGTTTGCTCCACTTTTCGGCTTTAGTTTTCTTCCATCCCATCCCCATGTTCTTGGTAGCTCAATCTTGTTTGCCATAATAGGCCTCCTTTATTTTACCGCTAATTATATAAAACGCTCCGAATATGGTTAATCCAGAACGTTTTATTTAATACTTGCTCCGCAACGCGGAGTCCTTCTAACGCCTGAATTAAGCCGTGACGCGAAGCGGCCTCGGCTTGAATGAATTGTTAACCGCGTACCGGGTTGCGGAAGACAACTTCCCGCGAGTAGTTGACTA is a window of Deltaproteobacteria bacterium DNA encoding:
- a CDS encoding helix-turn-helix domain-containing protein, with product MLQLAERIRNVSEACRCHNVSRSQFYEYKRAFQEHGF